The Verrucomicrobium spinosum DSM 4136 = JCM 18804 DNA segment CACCAGAGCAAGGGGCTGCAGTTTGACGTAGTGATCCTGCCGGAGCTACAGGGGGAGGCGCTGGATGCGGTGCAACGCAACCGACTCTTCGTGGCGAGGAAGGAGCGGGGGGCGGTGAGTTGGATGCTGGACAAGCCGGAGAAGGTGGTCGTGGAGCGGGATGAGGTGTTGCTCACCGAGCAGCGGCGCGAGAAGGCCCGGCAGGCTTTTGAAGGACTGTGCCGTTTCTACGTTGCCATGACGCGGGCCAAGCTGGGGCTGTATGTGCTGCTGGATCCCAAGAAGGTGAGAGCCAGCAACAATGAGGGCCGAATTTTGGCGATGCGGCTGGAGCCGGGCTTTGACCCAGTACCCTATGAACTGGTGGGTGTAGGAGGTCTGGCCACCTGGGAGAATGGGGACCGCAACTGGTACATGGCGCATGAGGTGACCAAGGTGCAGGCACCGGTGGCCAGCATTGCAGTACCGGATGCCAATCTGGGCACGCTGATACGGGCCGTGAACAAGCCGCTGGAGCGCCGTGCGCCATCTGGCGAGGAATCATTCGTCCTGCGGGGTGGGGAACTGCTCTCCACGGCACGAGAGGTGAAGCGCCAGCACGGAACGCGCGTGCACGAACTTTTCTCCGCGATCGCCTGGCTGGAAGAAGTGCCTGAGCCCGTGGCTCTATGGAAGACCAAGGGCTGGGTGGCTGCGGATGTGGCGTCTGACGGTTCAGGTGATGCGGCTGCGGAAGAGGTGTTGAGGGTGATCTCTTCCCCAGAGGTGCAGCCTTGGTTCCGAAAGGGAGGGCAACAACGCACGGCCTGGACGGAGCGACGCTTTGACTACATCGAAAAGGGCGGCTGGGTCAGCGGGATCGTGGACCGGGTGGTGGTGGAATGGGATGCAAGCGGCAAAGCCAGTCGGGCGACCATTCTGGACTTTAAGACGGACGCCGTGGTGACGGAAGACGACATGGCGGCACGGGCGGCGGGCTACGCCCCGCAGCTGGCGCTCTACGTGCCTGCCGTAATGAGGATGACCGGGCTAAAAGCGGTGGCCATAGGCAAGGCGCTGATTTTTACCGTCATGGGCAAGGTTGTGCCGGTGTGACCCGTCGCGTGGGACGGGAGTGTGGTGGAGTCGCGTGCGTGGATGACATGGCTGGGGGGCGCAGGAAATCAGCCGACCACCGGGGAAATGAATGGAAGCCGGGAGTTCCAAGGATTAGCTTCTTCCTAATTGTGGACTCTGTGGACTCGGGATCTCGCAGCAGTGTCGGGGCTGGCGGAAGAGCTGCTGCCCACCCTGAGTTGCCTGCGTTCCGAACCCTGAGCTATGAGAGTCCTCTTCACCAACCATGGTCTGAATCTGCGGGCAGGCACCGAGCTCTATGTGCGGGACATCGCCGTCGCCCTTCTCAAGCGGGGGCATGAGCCCTGGTGCTGGTCCACCGAGCTGGGTGCGGTGGCTGATGAACTGCGCGCTGAGGGGGTTCTTGTGGTGTCGTCGCTGGCCGACCTGCCCGGCCAGCCGGATCTGATTCATGGGCATCATCGTCTGGAAACGACGGCAGCGGGCATGTACTTCCCTGATGTGCCGGTAATTTCCTATTGCCACGGCCCCAGGGCTTGGCAGGAAAGGCCCTGCCGGCTTGGGAATGTGGCATTCTGGATCGCGGTGGATGAGGCCTGCCGGGAGAGGCTGGTCATGGAGGAGGGGCTTGAACCCTCACGTGTCCGGGTCCTGCTGAACTTTGTGGATACGGAGCGCTTTCCGCAGCGGGGGCCGTTGCCGCCCCGCCCGGAGCGGGCGCTGGTTTTCAGCAATCACGCCTCCCGCGATACCCATGTGCCGGTGCTGCGTCAGGTCTGCGAGGCAGCGGGCATCCAGCTGGATGTTGCAGGAGTGGCGAGCGGACAGGTGGTTGATAATCCGGGGGAATTGCTGCCGCGGTACGATCTGGTGTTTGCCAAGGCGCGTGCCGCTATTGAGTCCATGGCAGCGGGTTGTGCGGTGGTGCAGTGTGATTCCTTTGGGGCGGGCCGGATGGTCACGCCGGATAATTTCCATGAACTGCGTGGGCGCAACTTTGGCTTCACCACCATGAAGATGCCGCTGACCGTGGATCATCTGGCTGGGCAGGTGCGGCTGTATGATCCCGCAGCCAGCCGGGCATTGAGTGATCGTGTCCGGGAGGAGTGTTCCCTGGATCACGCAGTGGAGCAGTTGCTGGAGCACTACGAGGACGCGCTCCAATGGGGGCGGGCCCCATCAGTGGGTGCTGAAGATGCAAAGCGCGCGGCACTCTTTCTGGAGACAGAGATTCCTCATGCCCGGGCGGGCAGGGAGGTGGTGGACCTGAGGCGGGAACTGGACAAACTTCGGGGTGAACTGGAGCGAGTTCGCGGGGAACGCGACACCGCCAAGGCGTCGCTGACGATGGCAAAGGACCGGCTGAAGGAGGCCAAGGCACTGTTGGGACGGGTTCAAATGCGTCGCTCTTGGTGGGATCGTTTGACGGGCGGTCGACAGTAGGGGGCGGCAGATGCGGCTGGGGCAGTTTGGTCAAATCTGGCCCAAAAATGCAAAAAAGGAGAAAGAACGGTCCGCCGTCCACGTTTCCGCGGCGACAAGGGACTTTTGATCCTTCACCGCTCTGGCTATGAAACCGCTTTTTTCTTTCCTGGCTCTTCTGGCAGCCCCCGCGCTCATCTCCGCCGCTTCTCTCCCGGAGGCGCAAAAGATTGACGCCATCCTCGCCAAGGACTGGCAAAAGAACAACCTGACTCCCAACCCGGCCGCCCCGGACGCGGTGCTGGTGCGTCGCCTCTACCTCGACATAGCGGGAAGGATCCCCACCGCCGAGGAGACGCAGGACTTCATGAAGTCTCAAGATCCGCAGAAGCGCATGAAGCTGATCGACCGGTTGCTGGCTTCCGACGGGTACACGAGCAACATGTTTAACTACTGGGCGGACATCCTGCGCCTCACGGACAATGTGAAGGGCAGAGTAACTGCGCAGGCGTATGAGGAGTGGCTCAAGCAGCAACTCAAAGCGAACAAGCCCTATGACCAGTTCGTCCGTGATCTGCTGACTACGGACGGCGGGGTGTGGGACAGCGGTTCAATCGGCTTCTACCAGCGCGATGAGAACAAGCTGGATCATCTGGCTTACACGGTGCAGGTCTTTCTGGGCACACAGATTGTCTGTGCCCAGTGCCACAACCACCCTTTCGACAAGTGGTCCCAGATGGACTACTACGGCATGGCTGCCTTCACCTATGGAATGGACACCAAGGGAGGAGGACTGGATTTTAAAGCAATGGCCAAG contains these protein-coding regions:
- a CDS encoding glycosyltransferase is translated as MRVLFTNHGLNLRAGTELYVRDIAVALLKRGHEPWCWSTELGAVADELRAEGVLVVSSLADLPGQPDLIHGHHRLETTAAGMYFPDVPVISYCHGPRAWQERPCRLGNVAFWIAVDEACRERLVMEEGLEPSRVRVLLNFVDTERFPQRGPLPPRPERALVFSNHASRDTHVPVLRQVCEAAGIQLDVAGVASGQVVDNPGELLPRYDLVFAKARAAIESMAAGCAVVQCDSFGAGRMVTPDNFHELRGRNFGFTTMKMPLTVDHLAGQVRLYDPAASRALSDRVREECSLDHAVEQLLEHYEDALQWGRAPSVGAEDAKRAALFLETEIPHARAGREVVDLRRELDKLRGELERVRGERDTAKASLTMAKDRLKEAKALLGRVQMRRSWWDRLTGGRQ